GCAACGGTGCCACCACGGAATCGGTTTCGGGAACGATCGGCTGGCGCCGTTGATAGGGATAGTCCTTGCGCAGCGGGTGACCCTCGAATGAATCGTACAGCAGAATGCGGCGCAAATCTCCATGACCGCGAAACTCAATCCCGAACATGTCGTAGCATTCGCGCTCCAGCCAATCCGCCGCCTTCCAGATCTCGATCACGCTGTCCACCCACGGATCCGCCATATCGACTTGCACCTTCACGCACAGACGATGGCGCAACTTTAGTGAGTTCAAGTGGTAGACCGCATCGAAGCGG
The Candidatus Binataceae bacterium DNA segment above includes these coding regions:
- a CDS encoding NADH-quinone oxidoreductase subunit C: MLLEKLKERFGVEILQAQEAHGADWVVVSRDRAAELLKNLRDEPDFAFDMLTDLTAVDWLERTPRFDAVYHLNSLKLRHRLCVKVQVDMADPWVDSVIEIWKAADWLERECYDMFGIEFRGHGDLRRILLYDSFEGHPLRKDYPYQRRQPIVPETDSVVAPLPPSR